In one Streptomyces sp. NBC_01288 genomic region, the following are encoded:
- a CDS encoding SCO7613 C-terminal domain-containing membrane protein: MTHIPPPAVELRILDAELHQLDARRAQLLHRRAWLLTVLQPARPAPMTPAFAAPPRREATAPSVQNVLLLLGATLLTLAAIAFTLVSWGSMGIAGRALVLGGVTLATLGAPVAMLRRGLRSTAESLAGLGLVLTVLDAYALHEVAFPDGDGTTFAAAATTLLAALWAAYGIGVAALPSPAVTRTEPTTARTLLLPLPSALVVAQLPLLLWVVAAGGGIRTVTAAMLVTAVMDMMIALRVSPKAVRFVAVGGAFGLGGLGVLTAGLISLSAAGPGAAARATALLVLAAASAFAAAWLVPGPGLRTGAATTGGLLVVATLGGVLRVPLSYDWAVLGYLACGMGLLALRRGSLPEPVRRGLGLASVGVQGIALLLTLPAVVTTLFGPAAWVSRIWSGAPDDARAAATVDIPWPMHETTAPLVLIAVAAVLALAVRNTAWRPRALTAALSLAWVTAMIVPTALQLPYSVGLLVDGLIVVALLSLTHRIATALALFTSLVLAALALASEPATLAVLASLTALLAGAARRGRLAPVSAGFSLGYATALACAAGAALDWQPQHIALLVLAVPVTAALLASRLTDPVTTLVVEISGAVAGVLAIGLAGAELPVLALVLALCGVIAAGTALRPERRGVGYASAALFVLATWVRLSTCNVGSPEAYTLAVTVPALLVGVLRRHRDPNASSWTAYGPGLAATLVPSLLAAWADAHWTRPLLLGAAALLVTLIGARHRLQAPLLLGGGTLVLDTLHELAPYLAQAVGALPRWAPPALAGVLLLALGATYEQRIRDARRVREVLGKMN; encoded by the coding sequence ATGACCCACATCCCGCCTCCGGCCGTCGAGTTGCGGATCCTGGACGCCGAGCTGCACCAACTGGACGCCCGCCGCGCGCAGTTGCTGCACCGGCGCGCCTGGCTGCTGACCGTGCTCCAGCCGGCCCGGCCCGCGCCCATGACACCGGCGTTCGCCGCACCGCCCCGGCGTGAGGCCACCGCACCGAGCGTGCAGAACGTGCTGCTCCTGCTCGGCGCCACCCTGCTCACCCTCGCGGCGATCGCGTTCACGCTGGTCAGTTGGGGGAGCATGGGGATCGCGGGCCGGGCGCTGGTGCTCGGCGGGGTGACCCTGGCGACGCTCGGCGCACCCGTCGCGATGCTGCGCCGGGGCCTGCGCTCCACGGCCGAGTCGCTCGCGGGCCTCGGTCTCGTCCTGACGGTGCTGGACGCGTACGCGCTGCACGAGGTCGCCTTCCCCGACGGGGACGGCACGACGTTCGCGGCAGCGGCGACGACCCTGCTGGCCGCGCTGTGGGCGGCGTACGGCATCGGCGTGGCGGCGCTCCCGAGCCCGGCCGTCACCCGCACGGAGCCGACCACCGCGCGCACGCTCCTTCTGCCTCTCCCCTCGGCGCTCGTGGTCGCCCAACTCCCCTTGCTTCTCTGGGTGGTGGCGGCCGGTGGGGGCATCCGCACGGTCACGGCCGCGATGCTGGTGACCGCCGTGATGGACATGATGATCGCGCTCCGGGTCTCCCCGAAGGCCGTGCGCTTCGTCGCCGTCGGCGGAGCGTTCGGTCTGGGCGGCCTGGGCGTGCTGACGGCCGGCCTGATCTCCTTGTCCGCGGCCGGCCCGGGCGCCGCCGCCCGTGCGACGGCGCTCCTGGTGCTCGCGGCGGCGAGTGCGTTCGCCGCCGCGTGGCTCGTCCCGGGCCCGGGGCTGCGGACGGGTGCGGCCACGACGGGCGGCCTGCTCGTGGTCGCCACGCTCGGTGGCGTGCTCCGGGTTCCGTTGTCCTACGACTGGGCGGTTCTGGGCTATCTGGCCTGCGGGATGGGCCTGTTGGCGCTCCGCCGGGGCTCGCTGCCCGAGCCGGTGCGCCGCGGACTCGGCCTGGCCTCCGTCGGCGTACAGGGGATCGCGCTGCTGTTGACCCTGCCGGCCGTCGTCACCACCCTGTTCGGCCCGGCCGCGTGGGTCTCCCGCATCTGGTCCGGCGCGCCGGACGACGCGCGTGCCGCGGCGACGGTGGACATCCCGTGGCCGATGCACGAGACCACCGCTCCCCTGGTGCTCATCGCGGTCGCCGCGGTGCTGGCCCTCGCGGTCCGCAACACCGCGTGGCGGCCCCGGGCCCTGACCGCCGCCCTGTCCCTGGCGTGGGTGACGGCGATGATCGTCCCGACCGCACTGCAACTTCCTTACTCTGTCGGCCTGTTGGTGGACGGGCTCATCGTGGTGGCCCTGCTCTCGCTCACGCACCGCATCGCCACCGCCCTCGCTCTGTTCACCTCCCTCGTTCTCGCCGCCCTCGCACTTGCCTCCGAACCGGCCACGCTCGCCGTACTCGCCTCGCTGACCGCCCTGTTGGCGGGTGCGGCCCGGCGCGGGCGCCTCGCGCCGGTCTCCGCCGGCTTCTCCCTGGGCTACGCAACTGCCCTCGCCTGCGCGGCGGGTGCCGCCCTCGACTGGCAGCCGCAGCACATCGCGTTGCTGGTGCTCGCCGTACCGGTGACGGCCGCCCTGCTGGCCTCGCGCCTCACCGATCCGGTGACGACGCTGGTGGTCGAGATCTCGGGTGCCGTCGCGGGCGTACTGGCGATCGGTCTCGCGGGTGCCGAACTGCCCGTCCTGGCCCTGGTGTTGGCCCTCTGCGGAGTGATCGCGGCGGGCACGGCGCTACGGCCCGAGCGCAGGGGCGTCGGCTACGCGTCCGCCGCCCTGTTCGTCCTCGCCACCTGGGTACGGCTGTCCACGTGCAACGTCGGCAGCCCGGAGGCGTACACGCTGGCCGTGACCGTCCCGGCGCTGCTGGTGGGCGTGCTGCGCAGGCACCGCGACCCGAACGCCTCGTCCTGGACGGCCTACGGCCCCGGGCTCGCCGCCACGCTCGTCCCGAGCCTCCTCGCGGCCTGGGCCGACGCGCACTGGACCCGCCCACTGCTGCTGGGCGCAGCCGCCCTGCTGGTCACACTGATCGGCGCGCGGCACCGCCTCCAGGCACCGCTCCTCCTCGGCGGCGGCACCCTCGTGCTGGACACCCTGCACGAACTCGCCCCGTACCTCGCCCAGGCCGTCGGCGCCCTGCCCCGCTGGGCACCGCCCGCCCTCGCCGGAGTCCTACTGCTCGCACTCGGCGCGACGTACGAGCAGCGGATCCGGGACGCCCGGCGCGTGCGGGAGGTGCTGGGAAAGATGAACTAG
- a CDS encoding SRPBCC family protein — MDWTHYRFRARWSLPAPPAVVYPFLERAEDYPRWWPQVREVERIDDTTGVIRIRASLPYVLTFTARAVRRDPAAGVLEIAMTGDLVGWARWTLTADGPGTLARYDQEVDLNRPSLRRFAVPGRPVFRVNHALMMRAGRRGLLAHLAAV, encoded by the coding sequence ATGGACTGGACCCATTACCGCTTCCGCGCCCGGTGGTCCCTGCCCGCGCCGCCCGCCGTCGTGTACCCGTTCCTGGAACGGGCCGAGGACTATCCCCGCTGGTGGCCGCAGGTGCGCGAGGTCGAGCGGATCGACGACACGACCGGCGTCATCCGCATCCGCGCGAGCCTGCCGTACGTCTTGACCTTCACCGCGCGCGCAGTGCGCCGCGACCCGGCCGCCGGGGTCCTGGAGATCGCGATGACCGGTGACCTGGTGGGCTGGGCGCGGTGGACGCTCACGGCCGACGGCCCCGGCACGCTCGCCCGCTACGACCAGGAGGTCGACCTGAACCGGCCGTCGCTCAGGCGGTTCGCCGTACCCGGGCGGCCGGTGTTCCGTGTCAACCACGCGCTGATGATGCGGGCCGGACGGCGCGGGCTCCTCGCACACCTGGCAGCGGTCTGA
- a CDS encoding 3'-5' exonuclease has protein sequence MTCWYEGPLAAFDTETTGVDVETDRIVSAAIVVQDAPGTRPRVARWLVNPGVPVPAGATAIHGLTDEHLQRNGRWPAPVMHEIADELAEQAAMGRPLVVMNAPFDLTLLDRELRRHRACSLDHWFESTVLQILDPRVLDKHLDRYRKGRRTLTDLCAHYGVTLDGAHDAGADALASLEVVRALGRRFATRLERLTPAELHTLQSTWHAAQARGLQAWFARSGTPESVDQSWPLRPGLTAEAA, from the coding sequence ATGACGTGCTGGTACGAGGGCCCGTTGGCCGCGTTCGACACGGAGACCACGGGCGTGGATGTGGAGACCGACCGGATCGTGTCGGCCGCGATCGTCGTCCAGGACGCCCCCGGTACCCGTCCCCGGGTGGCCCGGTGGCTGGTGAACCCGGGGGTGCCGGTGCCCGCCGGGGCGACGGCGATCCATGGACTGACGGATGAGCATCTTCAGCGCAACGGCCGCTGGCCTGCGCCGGTGATGCACGAGATAGCCGACGAGCTGGCCGAACAGGCCGCGATGGGACGCCCGTTGGTGGTCATGAACGCACCGTTCGACCTGACCCTGCTGGACCGCGAACTGCGCCGCCACCGCGCGTGCTCGCTGGACCACTGGTTCGAGTCGACGGTGCTACAGATCCTGGACCCCCGGGTCCTGGACAAACACCTGGACCGCTACCGCAAGGGCCGCCGCACCCTCACCGACCTGTGCGCGCACTACGGCGTCACGCTGGACGGCGCCCACGACGCGGGCGCGGACGCGCTGGCCTCCCTGGAGGTCGTACGGGCCCTGGGCCGCCGCTTCGCCACCCGCCTGGAACGCCTGACCCCGGCCGAGCTGCACACCCTGCAGTCGACGTGGCACGCGGCCCAAGCACGCGGCCTCCAGGCGTGGTTCGCGCGCAGCGGCACCCCGGAGTCGGTGGACCAGTCCTGGCCACTGCGCCCGGGCCTGACGGCGGAGGCCGCATAA
- a CDS encoding DUF4365 domain-containing protein, producing MVIAQPERGGLLPERTAPQRGSLATTACMETLQVGYLHAVAAAAGCSLSQPFPDNGIDWHVSHGSPGHTVDDEVTIKVQLKCTYQIPPNPPGRSFSFTLDNDHLRKLARTPVSVHKILVVMLVPRSQDDWLRASHDRLDLRHCCYWVNLAGHAITGRTRTTVRIPTSRIFDDRALCEIMTRVGTGGRP from the coding sequence ATGGTGATAGCGCAGCCCGAGCGGGGCGGGCTGCTGCCCGAACGGACGGCACCCCAGCGCGGATCGCTCGCCACCACCGCCTGCATGGAGACACTGCAGGTGGGCTATCTGCACGCCGTCGCCGCCGCGGCCGGCTGCTCGCTGTCGCAACCCTTTCCGGACAACGGCATCGACTGGCACGTCAGTCACGGCTCGCCCGGCCACACGGTGGACGACGAGGTCACGATAAAGGTGCAGCTCAAGTGCACTTACCAGATCCCGCCGAATCCACCGGGACGTTCCTTCTCCTTCACGCTCGACAACGACCATCTGCGCAAGCTCGCCCGCACACCGGTCTCGGTGCACAAGATCCTGGTCGTGATGCTCGTCCCGCGTTCCCAGGACGACTGGCTGCGCGCCAGCCACGACCGGCTCGATCTGCGGCACTGCTGCTACTGGGTCAACCTCGCCGGTCACGCGATCACCGGCAGGACCCGGACCACCGTGCGGATACCGACCTCGCGCATCTTCGACGACCGGGCGCTGTGCGAGATCATGACGCGGGTCGGGACGGGAGGCAGGCCATGA
- the thrS gene encoding threonine--tRNA ligase → MSDVRVIIQRDSEREERTVTTGTTAAELFAGERSIIAARVAGELKDLAYEVKDGEAVEPVEISSTDGLNILRHSTAHVMAQAVQELFPEAKLGIGPPVKDGFYYDFDVERPFTPEDLKAIEKKMQEIQKRGQKFSRRVVTDEDAREELADEPYKLELIGIKGSASTDDGADVEVGGGELTIYDNLDAKTGDLCWKDLCRGPHLPTTRNIPAFKLMRNAAAYWRGSEKNPMLQRIYGTAWPSKEELKAHLDFLVEAEKRDHRKLGSELDLFSIPEQIGSGLAVFHPKGGVVRRVMEDYSRRRHEEEGYEFVYTPHATKGKLFETSGHLDWYADGMYPPMQLDEGVDYYLKPMNCPMHNLIFDARGRSYRELPLRLFEFGTVYRYEKSGVVHGLTRARGFTQDDAHIYCTREQMADELDKTLTFVLNLLRDYGLTDFYLELSTKDPEKFVGSDEVWEEATETLRQVAEKQGLPLVPDPGGAAFYGPKISVQTKDAIGRTWQMSTVQLDFNLPERFDLEYTGPDGSKQRPVMIHRALFGSIERFFAVLLEHYAGAFPAWLAPVQAVGIPIGDGHVEYLEKFAVAAKKKGLRVEVDSSSDRMQKKIRNAQKQKVPFMVIVGDEDMNGGTVSFRYRDGSQENGIAFDDAIAKIEQVVADRAQV, encoded by the coding sequence GTGTCAGACGTCCGTGTGATCATCCAACGCGATTCCGAGCGGGAAGAGCGCACGGTGACGACGGGCACCACGGCCGCGGAGCTCTTCGCCGGCGAGCGCTCGATCATCGCCGCGCGCGTGGCCGGGGAGCTGAAGGACCTGGCGTACGAGGTGAAGGACGGGGAGGCGGTCGAGCCCGTCGAGATCTCCTCCACCGACGGCCTCAACATCCTGCGCCACTCCACCGCGCACGTCATGGCGCAGGCCGTGCAGGAGCTGTTCCCCGAGGCCAAGCTCGGCATCGGCCCGCCGGTCAAGGACGGCTTCTACTACGACTTCGACGTCGAGCGGCCGTTCACGCCCGAGGATCTCAAGGCCATCGAGAAGAAGATGCAGGAGATCCAGAAGCGGGGGCAGAAGTTCTCGCGCCGTGTCGTCACCGACGAGGACGCCCGCGAGGAGTTGGCGGACGAGCCGTACAAGCTCGAACTCATCGGCATCAAGGGCTCCGCGTCCACCGACGACGGCGCGGACGTCGAGGTCGGCGGCGGCGAGCTGACGATCTACGACAACCTCGACGCCAAGACCGGCGACCTGTGCTGGAAGGACCTCTGCCGAGGCCCGCACCTGCCCACCACGCGCAACATCCCGGCGTTCAAGCTGATGCGCAACGCGGCCGCCTACTGGCGCGGCAGCGAGAAGAACCCCATGCTCCAGCGCATCTACGGCACCGCCTGGCCCTCGAAGGAGGAGCTGAAGGCGCACCTCGACTTCCTGGTCGAGGCCGAGAAGCGCGACCACCGCAAGCTGGGCAGCGAGCTGGACCTGTTCTCCATCCCGGAGCAGATCGGCTCCGGCCTGGCCGTCTTCCACCCCAAGGGCGGCGTCGTCCGCCGGGTCATGGAGGACTACTCGCGGCGCCGGCACGAGGAGGAGGGCTACGAGTTCGTCTACACCCCGCACGCGACGAAGGGGAAGCTCTTCGAGACGTCCGGGCACCTGGACTGGTACGCCGACGGCATGTACCCGCCCATGCAGCTCGACGAGGGCGTGGACTACTACCTCAAGCCCATGAACTGCCCGATGCACAACCTGATCTTCGACGCGCGCGGCCGCTCGTACCGTGAACTGCCGCTGCGCCTCTTCGAGTTCGGGACCGTGTACCGGTACGAGAAGTCGGGCGTCGTGCACGGGTTGACCCGTGCGCGGGGCTTCACGCAGGACGACGCGCACATCTACTGCACGCGCGAGCAGATGGCCGACGAGCTGGACAAGACGCTCACCTTCGTCCTCAACCTGCTGCGGGACTACGGCCTGACGGACTTCTACCTGGAGCTGTCGACCAAGGACCCGGAGAAGTTCGTCGGCTCGGACGAGGTCTGGGAAGAGGCCACCGAGACGCTGCGCCAGGTCGCCGAGAAGCAGGGGCTGCCGCTCGTTCCGGACCCGGGTGGCGCCGCGTTCTACGGGCCGAAGATCTCCGTCCAGACGAAGGACGCGATCGGGCGGACCTGGCAGATGTCCACGGTCCAGCTGGACTTCAACCTGCCGGAGCGGTTCGACCTGGAGTACACCGGTCCTGACGGTTCCAAGCAGCGGCCGGTCATGATCCACCGGGCGCTGTTCGGGTCCATCGAGCGGTTCTTCGCGGTGCTGCTTGAGCACTACGCGGGTGCGTTCCCGGCGTGGCTGGCGCCGGTGCAGGCGGTCGGTATCCCGATCGGGGACGGGCACGTCGAGTACCTGGAGAAGTTCGCCGTGGCGGCGAAGAAGAAGGGGCTGCGCGTCGAGGTCGACTCGTCCTCGGACCGTATGCAGAAGAAGATCCGCAACGCGCAGAAGCAGAAGGTCCCGTTCATGGTCATCGTCGGCGACGAGGACATGAACGGCGGGACGGTGTCCTTCCGTTACCGCGACGGCTCGCAGGAGAACGGCATCGCGTTCGACGACGCCATCGCGAAGATCGAGCAGGTCGTGGCGGATCGGGCGCAGGTCTGA
- a CDS encoding potassium channel family protein produces the protein MDDDSRKARWEQRTEVPLAMASLVFLAAYAVRILAHGLPDTCQDLCLAVLFAAWALFAVDYAVRWRLSRQGLRFVRTHWLDTLVLLLPLLRPLRVVRVYEAVQRRHGQPRLALHARVIVYAGLSTVLLGFAGALSVYHEEHAAPGATIRTFGDAVWWTCATFATVGYGDVAPVTPLGRLIAVGMMAIGLALLGAVTGTFASWLLQVFTREDDERPPGI, from the coding sequence ATGGACGACGACAGCCGCAAGGCCCGCTGGGAGCAGCGCACGGAGGTCCCCCTCGCCATGGCGTCCCTGGTCTTCCTCGCCGCGTACGCGGTCCGCATCCTGGCCCACGGCCTGCCGGACACCTGCCAGGACCTCTGCCTCGCCGTGCTGTTCGCCGCCTGGGCCCTCTTCGCCGTCGACTACGCGGTCCGCTGGCGACTGAGCCGCCAAGGGCTGCGCTTCGTCCGCACGCACTGGCTGGACACGCTGGTCCTGCTCCTGCCCCTGCTGCGACCGCTGCGCGTCGTCAGGGTCTACGAGGCCGTGCAGCGACGGCACGGACAGCCCCGACTCGCCCTGCACGCGCGCGTGATCGTCTACGCCGGCCTGTCCACCGTCCTGCTGGGCTTCGCCGGCGCCCTCTCCGTCTACCACGAGGAACACGCGGCCCCGGGCGCGACGATAAGGACGTTCGGCGACGCCGTGTGGTGGACCTGCGCGACCTTCGCGACCGTCGGCTACGGCGACGTCGCCCCCGTCACCCCGCTCGGCCGCCTGATCGCCGTAGGCATGATGGCCATCGGCCTGGCCCTGCTCGGCGCGGTCACCGGAACCTTCGCCTCCTGGCTCCTCCAGGTCTTCACGCGGGAGGACGACGAGAGGCCCCCGGGGATCTGA
- a CDS encoding HIT family protein has translation MLPCMTSEPEQQIGVGTPDAFQRLWTPHRMAYIQGENKPTGPGADDGCPFCSIPAKSDEDGLIVRRGELVYGVLNLYPYNGGHLMVVPYRHVADYTDLTDAETVELAALTKQAMTALRSASGAHGFNIGMNQGSVAGAGIAAHLHQHIVPRWGGDTNFMPVVGHTKVLPQLLADTRKMLADAWPTA, from the coding sequence ATGCTTCCTTGCATGACGAGTGAGCCGGAGCAGCAGATCGGAGTGGGCACGCCGGACGCGTTCCAGCGCCTCTGGACGCCCCACCGGATGGCCTACATCCAGGGCGAGAACAAGCCGACCGGCCCCGGGGCCGACGACGGTTGCCCCTTCTGCTCGATTCCGGCCAAATCGGACGAGGACGGGCTGATCGTCAGGCGCGGTGAGCTGGTGTACGGGGTGCTCAATCTGTACCCGTACAACGGCGGCCATCTGATGGTCGTGCCCTACCGTCACGTCGCGGACTACACCGACCTGACGGACGCGGAGACCGTGGAGCTGGCGGCCCTCACCAAGCAGGCGATGACGGCCCTGCGTTCCGCTTCCGGCGCCCACGGCTTCAACATCGGCATGAACCAGGGGAGCGTGGCGGGCGCGGGTATCGCCGCCCACCTCCACCAGCACATCGTCCCGCGCTGGGGCGGCGACACGAACTTCATGCCGGTGGTCGGCCACACGAAGGTGCTGCCCCAACTCCTCGCGGACACACGGAAGATGCTCGCCGACGCTTGGCCCACGGCGTGA
- a CDS encoding elongation factor G-like protein EF-G2, with product MGDKANAHPGAAGRATAADHPASIRNVVLVGHSGSGKTTLVEALALTAGAVNRAGRVEDGGTVSDYDEIEHRQQRSVQLSLVPVDWDGYKVNLLDTPGYADFVGELRAGLRAADAALFVVSASDGVDGSTRMVWEECAAVGMPRAIVITHLESARADFESMTRYCAEAFGADDPDAVLPLYLPLHGSPGPDGHAPVTGLVGLLSQKVFDYASGERKESEPGPEQLPRIEEARNRLIEGIIAESEDETLMDRYLGGEEIDVKTLIGDLERAVARGVFFPVLAAAPAAEGARQGLGTAELLELITGGFPTPLERAAPGVTTVDGRARELKPCDPNGPLVAEVVKTASDPYVGRVSLVRVFSGTLRPDATVHVSGHGLADRGHEDHDVDERVGALSAPFGKQQRALTHCIAGDLACVAKLGRAETGDTLSAKDDPLLMEPWEMPDPLLPLAIQAHSKADEDKLSQGLSRLVAEDPTMRLEQNQDTHQVVLWCLGEAHADVALERLRSRYGVQVDVVPHKVSLRETFAAKSQGRGRHVKQSGGHGQFAICEIEVEPLPGGTGIEFVDKVIGGAVPRQFIPSVEKGVRAQAARGVAAGHPLLDVRITLLDGKAHSVDSSDAAFQTAGALALREAAIDAKIHLLEPVAEVTVLVGDDYVGAVMSDLSGRRGRVLGTEQTTGGRTLIRAEVPEIEIGRYAVDLRSLSHGTARFNRTYARHEPMPPQIAERIREEAGDA from the coding sequence ATGGGCGACAAGGCGAACGCACACCCCGGAGCCGCCGGCAGGGCTACAGCGGCCGACCACCCCGCGTCCATACGGAATGTGGTGCTGGTCGGCCACTCCGGATCGGGCAAGACGACTCTGGTGGAGGCCCTCGCGCTGACCGCGGGGGCGGTGAACCGGGCGGGCCGCGTGGAGGACGGCGGCACCGTCTCCGACTACGACGAGATCGAGCACCGGCAGCAGCGCTCGGTGCAGCTCTCCCTGGTGCCCGTCGACTGGGACGGGTACAAGGTCAATCTTCTCGACACCCCCGGGTACGCCGATTTCGTCGGCGAGTTGAGGGCCGGTCTGCGAGCGGCGGACGCGGCCCTCTTCGTCGTCTCGGCCTCCGACGGCGTGGACGGCTCGACCCGGATGGTGTGGGAGGAGTGCGCGGCGGTCGGCATGCCGCGCGCGATCGTCATCACGCATCTGGAATCGGCGCGCGCGGACTTCGAGTCGATGACCCGGTACTGCGCGGAGGCCTTCGGCGCGGACGACCCCGACGCCGTACTCCCCCTGTATCTGCCGTTGCACGGGTCGCCGGGCCCGGACGGGCACGCGCCCGTGACGGGTCTGGTCGGGCTGCTGTCGCAGAAGGTGTTCGACTACGCGTCCGGGGAGCGCAAGGAGTCGGAGCCCGGGCCCGAGCAGCTGCCGCGGATCGAGGAGGCCCGCAACCGGCTCATCGAGGGGATCATCGCGGAGAGCGAGGACGAGACCCTCATGGACCGCTATCTCGGCGGCGAGGAGATCGACGTCAAGACGCTCATCGGCGACCTGGAGCGGGCCGTCGCACGCGGGGTCTTCTTTCCCGTTCTGGCGGCCGCTCCCGCCGCCGAGGGCGCCCGACAGGGTCTCGGCACCGCCGAGCTCCTGGAGCTGATCACAGGCGGCTTCCCGACCCCGCTGGAGCGCGCGGCGCCCGGGGTCACCACGGTCGACGGCAGGGCGCGGGAGCTCAAGCCGTGCGACCCGAACGGCCCGCTGGTCGCCGAGGTCGTGAAGACCGCCTCCGACCCGTACGTCGGACGCGTCTCCCTGGTGCGCGTCTTCTCCGGGACGCTACGGCCCGACGCGACCGTCCATGTCTCCGGGCACGGGCTCGCCGACCGCGGGCACGAGGACCACGATGTCGACGAACGCGTCGGCGCCCTGTCCGCGCCCTTCGGGAAGCAGCAACGGGCGCTCACGCACTGCATCGCGGGCGACCTCGCGTGCGTGGCGAAGCTGGGCCGCGCGGAGACCGGGGACACGCTTTCGGCCAAGGACGACCCGCTGCTCATGGAGCCCTGGGAGATGCCCGATCCGTTGCTGCCGCTCGCCATCCAGGCGCACAGCAAGGCCGACGAGGACAAGCTCTCGCAGGGCCTGAGCAGGCTCGTCGCCGAGGACCCGACCATGCGCCTGGAGCAGAACCAGGACACCCACCAGGTCGTCCTGTGGTGCCTCGGCGAGGCCCACGCGGACGTCGCCCTGGAACGGCTGCGCAGCCGCTACGGCGTCCAGGTCGACGTCGTCCCGCACAAGGTCTCCCTACGGGAGACGTTCGCCGCCAAGTCGCAGGGGCGCGGCCGGCACGTCAAACAGTCCGGCGGGCACGGGCAGTTCGCGATCTGCGAGATCGAGGTCGAGCCGCTTCCGGGCGGCACGGGCATCGAGTTCGTGGACAAGGTCATCGGCGGCGCGGTACCGCGGCAGTTCATCCCGTCGGTGGAGAAGGGCGTAAGGGCCCAGGCGGCAAGGGGAGTTGCGGCCGGCCATCCGCTTCTCGACGTACGGATCACACTCCTGGACGGCAAGGCGCACTCGGTGGACTCCTCGGACGCCGCGTTCCAGACGGCCGGCGCGCTCGCCCTGCGGGAGGCCGCCATCGACGCGAAGATCCATCTCCTGGAACCGGTGGCCGAGGTGACCGTGCTGGTCGGCGACGACTACGTGGGCGCGGTGATGAGCGACCTGTCCGGGCGGCGCGGCCGGGTGCTCGGCACCGAGCAGACGACCGGCGGGCGCACCCTGATCCGCGCCGAGGTGCCGGAGATCGAGATCGGCCGCTACGCCGTGGACCTCCGCTCCCTCTCGCACGGCACCGCACGCTTCAACCGCACGTACGCCCGCCACGAACCGATGCCTCCGCAGATCGCCGAACGGATCCGCGAAGAGGCGGGCGACGCCTAG
- the pgsA gene encoding phosphatidylinositol phosphate synthase yields MGQPVASRGRAATPTLGKAMLNKYARAFFTRVLTPFAAFLIRRGVSPDTVTLLGTAGVVAGALVFYPMGEFFWGTVVITLFVFSDLVDGNMARQLGRSSRWGAFLDSTLDRVADSAVFGGLALWYAGGGDNIALCAVSIFCLASGQVVSYTKARGESIGLPVAVNGLVERAERLVISLVACGLAGLHKFGVPGIQWLLPIALWIVAVGSLVTLIQRVVTVRREAAEADATAAQEAPEQHSSGATP; encoded by the coding sequence ATGGGCCAGCCGGTGGCCAGCAGGGGCCGCGCGGCGACACCGACCCTCGGGAAGGCCATGCTGAACAAGTACGCGCGTGCATTCTTCACGCGTGTCCTCACGCCGTTCGCCGCATTTCTGATCCGCCGGGGCGTCAGCCCCGACACGGTCACCCTCCTCGGCACCGCCGGAGTGGTCGCGGGCGCGCTGGTCTTCTATCCCATGGGCGAGTTCTTCTGGGGCACGGTCGTGATCACGCTGTTCGTGTTCTCGGACCTCGTCGACGGCAACATGGCCCGCCAGCTGGGCCGCTCCAGCCGCTGGGGCGCCTTCCTGGACTCCACGCTCGACCGGGTGGCCGACAGCGCGGTCTTCGGCGGCCTGGCCCTCTGGTACGCGGGCGGCGGCGACAACATCGCCCTGTGCGCCGTCTCGATCTTCTGCCTGGCCAGCGGCCAGGTCGTGTCGTACACCAAGGCGCGCGGCGAGTCGATCGGCCTGCCGGTCGCCGTCAACGGCCTGGTCGAGCGGGCCGAGCGGCTCGTGATCTCACTCGTGGCGTGCGGTCTCGCCGGACTGCACAAGTTCGGCGTCCCGGGCATCCAGTGGCTGCTGCCCATCGCCCTGTGGATCGTCGCCGTCGGCAGCCTGGTCACGCTGATCCAGCGGGTCGTCACGGTCCGCCGGGAGGCCGCGGAGGCCGACGCCACGGCGGCCCAGGAGGCCCCGGAACAGCACAGCAGCGGGGCGACTCCGTGA